A single window of Stigmatella aurantiaca DNA harbors:
- a CDS encoding HEAT repeat domain-containing protein, which yields MDWRAERDRALLVLEREKSPAVRADAADLLFQLAAEEAGRAPEFAGVLTRLLADAQGEVRRSGLGLATLVLPQGELIDTLSARLSDPDVGARLEAVGRLADLALPEVRGALAPMLQDAVPEIRFEAARGMASLKHSAGLDVLVEALDNESLRFRALGALAELEDPRALPAVKKLFRRWLLSPFERTQAAGVLAKLGDTEGVEWLVKRLQKRWSTDRALAVELCGEVKIPNALERLKAILEAPKDPCRGAAARGLGRLGEPEALPWLLALLEDPGAPEDFRLDAAEGLWRLGLPEGQARVRAAAASFTSPEVRAELDELLQEMP from the coding sequence ATGGACTGGCGGGCCGAGCGGGATCGCGCGCTCCTGGTGCTGGAGCGGGAGAAGAGTCCAGCGGTTCGCGCCGATGCGGCGGACCTCCTGTTCCAGCTGGCCGCGGAGGAGGCCGGGCGGGCTCCCGAGTTCGCCGGGGTGCTCACGCGGCTGCTGGCCGATGCCCAGGGGGAGGTGCGCCGCTCGGGCCTGGGCCTGGCCACGCTCGTGCTTCCGCAGGGGGAGCTGATCGACACCCTGTCGGCGCGCCTGTCGGATCCGGACGTGGGGGCGCGCCTGGAGGCGGTGGGGCGGCTGGCGGACCTGGCGCTGCCGGAGGTTCGCGGCGCGCTGGCGCCCATGCTGCAGGATGCCGTGCCGGAGATTCGCTTCGAGGCGGCGCGGGGCATGGCCTCGCTGAAGCACAGCGCGGGGCTGGACGTGCTCGTGGAGGCGCTGGACAACGAGAGCCTGCGCTTCCGGGCCCTGGGGGCGCTCGCGGAGCTGGAGGACCCCCGGGCGCTGCCCGCCGTGAAGAAGCTGTTCCGCCGCTGGCTCCTGTCCCCGTTCGAGAGGACCCAGGCCGCGGGCGTCCTCGCCAAGCTGGGAGACACCGAAGGGGTGGAGTGGCTGGTGAAGCGCCTCCAGAAGCGCTGGAGCACGGACCGGGCCCTCGCGGTGGAGCTGTGCGGCGAGGTGAAGATCCCCAACGCCCTGGAGCGGCTGAAGGCCATCCTGGAGGCGCCGAAGGACCCGTGCCGGGGCGCGGCGGCGCGGGGCCTGGGCCGCCTGGGGGAGCCCGAGGCGCTGCCGTGGCTGCTGGCCCTGCTGGAGGACCCGGGGGCGCCGGAGGACTTCCGGCTGGATGCGGCCGAGGGGCTCTGGCGGCTGGGACTGCCCGAGGGGCAGGCACGCGTGCGGGCCGCCGCCGCCTCGTTCACCTCGCCGGAGGTGCGCGCGGAGCTCGACGAACTGTTGCAGGAGATGCCATGA
- the holA gene encoding DNA polymerase III subunit delta, which produces MSSELDEVLAQVKAGKVAPLYLLWGEEFLVRKGADELVKALVPDAAMGLNHAVLDAASPREVAQELATLPLFPGRKVVLVRDPEFLAPKKGRGDALGKAREAWKAGKRKEGARRLLALAARAGWGVDQLDPGASGAPSVEDWKSELDVDLAEVDVAFLKEAAAFCREERISAPEGDASALLELLQKGLPPGHALVLAASDIDAKSPLLKFAKDEGWLIERKVAARHKDLDLSEISREFLAPFKKKLGPGALEQLKERVGGNIRLLQSELEKLAIYANGATIEAADVALLVHQAREEEFFALSEAVQKRDLRGALDYTEDALGQGTHALQLLGAVASIVRGLLENRERLSLYAQGTVPRSFDDFKARLFPKIEQEVKGAKGRAPHPWAAFLSMQAAARYERRELLRALMACADADLELKSSANGRLVIERLLWSLCARPA; this is translated from the coding sequence GTGAGCAGCGAGTTGGACGAGGTGCTGGCCCAGGTGAAGGCGGGCAAGGTGGCGCCGCTGTACCTGCTGTGGGGCGAGGAGTTCCTGGTGCGCAAGGGCGCCGACGAGCTGGTGAAGGCGCTCGTGCCGGATGCGGCCATGGGGCTGAACCACGCGGTGCTGGACGCCGCCTCCCCCCGGGAGGTGGCCCAGGAGCTGGCCACGCTGCCGCTGTTCCCGGGCCGCAAGGTGGTGCTGGTGAGGGACCCGGAGTTCCTGGCGCCCAAGAAGGGCCGGGGGGACGCGCTGGGCAAGGCGCGCGAGGCGTGGAAGGCGGGCAAGCGCAAGGAGGGCGCCCGGCGGCTGCTGGCGCTGGCGGCGCGGGCCGGCTGGGGCGTGGATCAGCTCGACCCGGGGGCCTCGGGGGCGCCGTCCGTGGAGGACTGGAAGTCGGAGCTGGACGTGGACCTGGCGGAGGTGGACGTGGCGTTCCTCAAGGAGGCCGCCGCCTTCTGCCGCGAGGAGCGCATCTCCGCGCCGGAAGGGGACGCCTCGGCGCTGCTGGAGCTGCTCCAGAAGGGGCTGCCCCCGGGACATGCGCTGGTGCTGGCCGCCTCGGACATCGACGCGAAGAGCCCGCTGCTCAAGTTCGCCAAGGACGAGGGCTGGCTCATCGAGCGCAAGGTGGCCGCGCGCCACAAGGACCTGGACCTGTCGGAGATCTCCCGGGAGTTCCTGGCGCCCTTCAAGAAGAAGCTGGGCCCCGGGGCGCTGGAGCAGCTCAAGGAGCGGGTGGGGGGCAACATCCGGCTGCTCCAGTCGGAGCTGGAGAAGCTGGCCATCTACGCGAACGGCGCCACCATCGAGGCTGCCGACGTGGCGCTGCTGGTCCACCAGGCGCGCGAGGAGGAGTTCTTCGCGCTGTCCGAGGCGGTGCAGAAGCGGGATCTGCGCGGCGCGCTGGACTACACCGAGGACGCGCTGGGGCAGGGCACGCACGCGCTGCAGCTGTTGGGGGCGGTGGCCTCCATCGTCCGGGGGCTGCTGGAGAACCGCGAGCGGCTGAGCCTCTACGCCCAGGGCACGGTGCCGCGCTCCTTTGACGACTTCAAGGCCCGGCTCTTCCCGAAGATTGAACAAGAGGTGAAGGGGGCCAAAGGCCGCGCCCCGCACCCCTGGGCCGCGTTCCTCAGCATGCAGGCCGCGGCGCGCTACGAGCGCCGGGAGCTGCTCCGGGCGCTGATGGCCTGCGCGGACGCGGACCTGGAGCTGAAGTCCTCCGCCAACGGCAGGCTGGTCATCGAGCGGCTGCTCTGGAGCCTCTGCGCCCGGCCCGCTTGA
- the holB gene encoding DNA polymerase III subunit delta', translated as MTLASVVGQPRAVDALQAALRSGSVHHAYLFAGPEGVGKERAAVGLAQALTCPEQPGVGCGTCPSCTRITKGLHPDVTWVMPDEERVARGLAGRSDFTGTPSREIRVEQIRGLQERLSLRGLESRRKVALIISAQTMNVQAQNAFLKTLEEPPSDTTLILVASAVDRLLPTIRSRCGKVHFGPLPVDLVAQRVQQERKLDPPTAALAAVMAGGSLGRALSLDLEVLTQRKDILTRFEALRPDNALPLMRFAEEYGASREEAEQALTLLALWTRDVARVKAGVGGLANMDMGELAREVAARTHETELHRRHALVERALAAIHRNGAPRLQLERMLLEMLMREVR; from the coding sequence ATGACGTTGGCCTCGGTGGTGGGACAACCCCGTGCGGTGGATGCACTCCAGGCGGCCTTGCGCAGCGGCTCGGTGCACCACGCCTACCTGTTCGCTGGGCCGGAAGGCGTGGGCAAGGAGCGGGCGGCGGTGGGGCTGGCCCAGGCGCTCACCTGTCCGGAGCAGCCTGGGGTGGGATGTGGGACATGCCCTAGCTGCACCCGCATCACCAAGGGGCTCCACCCGGACGTGACGTGGGTCATGCCGGACGAGGAGCGGGTGGCGCGGGGGCTCGCGGGGCGCTCGGACTTCACCGGCACGCCCAGCCGCGAAATCCGCGTGGAGCAGATCCGCGGGCTGCAGGAGCGCCTGTCGCTGCGCGGCCTGGAGTCCCGCCGCAAGGTGGCGCTCATCATCTCGGCGCAGACGATGAACGTGCAGGCGCAGAACGCCTTCCTCAAGACGCTGGAGGAGCCCCCCTCCGACACCACCCTCATCCTGGTGGCCTCGGCGGTGGACCGGCTGCTGCCCACCATCCGCAGCCGCTGCGGCAAGGTGCACTTCGGCCCGCTGCCGGTGGACCTGGTCGCCCAGCGCGTGCAGCAGGAGCGGAAGTTGGATCCGCCCACCGCCGCGCTCGCCGCGGTGATGGCCGGCGGCAGCCTGGGGCGCGCGCTGAGCCTGGACCTGGAGGTGCTCACCCAGCGCAAGGACATCCTCACCCGCTTCGAGGCCCTGCGGCCGGACAACGCGCTGCCGCTGATGCGCTTCGCGGAGGAGTACGGGGCAAGCCGCGAGGAGGCCGAGCAGGCCCTGACGCTGCTCGCCCTGTGGACGCGGGACGTGGCCCGGGTGAAGGCGGGGGTGGGGGGGCTGGCGAACATGGACATGGGGGAGCTGGCGCGCGAGGTGGCCGCCCGCACCCACGAGACGGAGCTGCACCGGCGCCATGCGCTCGTGGAGCGCGCGCTGGCGGCGATTCACCGCAATGGGGCCCCGAGGCTCCAGCTGGAGCGGATGCTGCTGGAGATGTTGATGCGGGAGGTCCGGTGA
- a CDS encoding mechanosensitive ion channel family protein has protein sequence MVLALLLAGARALSADKDFRRDLQGAIRFLLAFLTFRLAAWALPSTVPETAQKLVQVAWMLTFTFGVIRTGVAVALKVIRLRSPVAIPKILRDVIDFVLYGLAALPIVQSQLDLNLGGLLATSAVLSVVIGLALQETLGNLFAGLSLQLERPYQVGDIIRIGEHAGRVVQIGWRATRISTFRCESVTLPNSMVAKEVVRNFSYGYVPIGADIFVSLSRDTPPNTVKAVVLDVLREIPLILKTPEPQCRTWGYEGASIRYQIRYWVSDFSQADNAMEQIYTQLWYRLRRERIELPIPQQTVHMRQGALEHAEVSRDTVLELLKAVDLFSVLDSRELEQLHQDLVARRFGKGETIIQEGEAGHTFYLVATGEVSVRAGKAQAEVARLQCGQTIGEMSLLTGEPRAATVVALEDSVLLELDRPAFARMFASNPGLAHRLSALLAQRRTQLRAVAANNCGPMDSTPEAGRILDRLRHIFGITG, from the coding sequence GTGGTGTTGGCCCTGCTGCTCGCGGGGGCCCGGGCGCTCAGCGCCGACAAGGACTTCCGGCGAGACTTGCAGGGCGCCATCCGCTTCCTGCTGGCGTTCCTGACCTTCCGCCTCGCCGCGTGGGCCCTGCCCAGCACGGTGCCCGAGACGGCGCAGAAGCTCGTCCAGGTGGCGTGGATGCTCACCTTCACCTTCGGCGTCATCCGCACCGGGGTGGCGGTGGCGCTGAAGGTGATCCGCCTGCGCTCCCCGGTGGCCATCCCGAAGATTCTCCGGGACGTCATCGACTTCGTGCTCTATGGGCTGGCGGCGCTGCCCATCGTCCAGTCCCAGCTCGACCTGAACCTGGGCGGGCTGCTGGCCACCTCCGCGGTGCTCTCGGTGGTCATCGGTCTGGCGCTCCAGGAGACGCTGGGCAACCTGTTCGCGGGCCTGTCGCTGCAGCTCGAGCGGCCCTACCAGGTGGGCGACATCATCCGCATTGGCGAGCACGCGGGGCGCGTGGTGCAGATTGGCTGGCGCGCCACGCGCATCTCCACCTTCCGGTGCGAGAGCGTCACCCTGCCCAACAGCATGGTGGCCAAGGAGGTGGTGCGGAACTTCTCCTATGGCTACGTGCCCATCGGCGCCGACATCTTCGTCAGCCTGTCCCGGGACACGCCCCCCAACACGGTGAAGGCCGTGGTGCTGGACGTGCTCCGGGAGATTCCCCTCATCCTGAAGACGCCCGAGCCCCAGTGCCGCACGTGGGGGTACGAGGGCGCGTCCATCCGCTATCAAATCCGCTACTGGGTGTCGGACTTCAGCCAGGCCGACAACGCCATGGAGCAGATCTACACGCAGCTGTGGTACCGGCTGCGGCGCGAGCGCATCGAGCTTCCCATCCCCCAGCAGACCGTGCACATGCGCCAGGGAGCCCTGGAGCACGCGGAGGTCTCCCGCGACACGGTGCTGGAGCTGCTCAAGGCGGTGGACCTGTTCTCGGTGCTGGACTCGCGCGAGCTGGAGCAGCTCCACCAAGACTTGGTGGCCCGGCGCTTCGGCAAGGGCGAGACCATCATCCAGGAGGGCGAGGCGGGGCACACCTTCTACCTGGTGGCCACCGGCGAGGTGTCCGTGCGCGCCGGCAAGGCGCAGGCAGAGGTGGCGCGGCTGCAGTGCGGCCAGACCATCGGCGAGATGTCCCTGCTCACCGGCGAGCCGCGCGCCGCCACGGTGGTGGCCCTGGAGGACTCGGTGCTGCTGGAGCTGGACCGGCCCGCCTTCGCGCGCATGTTCGCCTCCAACCCGGGCCTGGCGCACCGGCTCTCGGCGCTCCTGGCCCAGCGCCGCACCCAGCTGCGCGCGGTGGCCGCCAACAACTGCGGCCCCATGGATTCCACCCCCGAGGCAGGCCGCATCCTCGACCGGCTGCGGCACATCTTCGGAATCACCGGTTAG
- a CDS encoding metallophosphoesterase, which yields MSAWVPMTRTLCVLMLASLLGAAAPARPEKAAEDTFSGVERVVAVGDVHGDVEALKEVLRFAGLLDAKGHWSGGKAHLVQTGDIADRGAGTREAFELLMRLEREALAAGGRVHLLLGNHEVMNMRGDLRYVTPEELASFADQSATPDAPGAPKGLAGHQAAYGLEGRYGRWLRTHPAVVRIDGTLFLHGGLHPEVPAKTLGELNRWTRQELFPGGAPGGGTDPRGPLWFRGYAREDEAVWGPGLEAVLTRFGARRMVMGHTPTQDGRIGVRFGGRAVLIDTGLSTYYGRHLAALEIRGERLTALYPEGRVSLLVPAAKPEVAPPAPGKAAPGR from the coding sequence ATGTCTGCCTGGGTACCGATGACGCGCACGTTGTGCGTCCTGATGCTGGCCTCGCTGCTGGGCGCGGCGGCGCCCGCGCGCCCGGAGAAGGCGGCGGAGGACACCTTCTCGGGCGTGGAGCGGGTGGTGGCGGTGGGGGATGTGCACGGGGACGTGGAGGCGCTGAAGGAGGTGCTGCGCTTCGCGGGGTTGCTCGATGCCAAGGGCCACTGGAGCGGCGGGAAGGCGCACCTGGTGCAGACAGGGGACATCGCGGACCGGGGGGCAGGGACGCGCGAGGCGTTCGAGCTGCTGATGCGGCTGGAGCGCGAGGCGCTCGCCGCCGGGGGCCGCGTGCACCTGCTGCTGGGCAACCACGAGGTGATGAACATGCGCGGAGACCTGCGCTACGTCACCCCGGAGGAGCTGGCCTCCTTCGCGGATCAATCGGCCACGCCCGATGCGCCTGGGGCTCCCAAGGGGCTCGCCGGGCACCAGGCGGCCTATGGCCTGGAGGGGCGCTATGGCCGGTGGCTGCGCACGCACCCCGCGGTGGTGCGCATCGACGGCACGCTCTTCCTGCATGGCGGGCTGCACCCGGAGGTGCCGGCGAAGACGCTCGGGGAGCTGAACCGCTGGACGCGCCAGGAGCTCTTTCCGGGCGGGGCGCCGGGCGGGGGCACGGACCCGCGGGGCCCGCTGTGGTTCCGGGGCTATGCGCGGGAGGACGAGGCGGTGTGGGGGCCGGGGCTGGAGGCGGTGCTCACGCGCTTTGGCGCGCGGCGGATGGTGATGGGCCACACGCCCACGCAGGATGGGCGCATCGGCGTGCGGTTCGGAGGGCGCGCGGTGCTCATCGACACGGGCCTGAGCACCTATTACGGCCGGCACCTCGCGGCGCTGGAGATCCGCGGGGAGCGGCTCACCGCGCTCTACCCCGAGGGCCGGGTGAGCCTGCTGGTCCCCGCGGCGAAGCCGGAGGTGGCGCCGCCCGCGCCAGGCAAGGCCGCCCCGGGGCGCTGA
- a CDS encoding response regulator — MAKILIVDDEVQVASALRRLFRREGFAVEVALNGEEALEKLTTFQADLVISDFRMKGMNGAELLERVLRVCPQAVRILLSGHADLWSSTPTSAAQAVSHFISKPWDDDHLVARVRTLLGGQQSPTTSSA, encoded by the coding sequence ATGGCCAAAATCCTGATCGTCGATGATGAAGTGCAAGTCGCCAGCGCGCTCCGGCGATTGTTCCGGCGGGAAGGCTTTGCCGTCGAGGTTGCCCTCAACGGCGAGGAAGCCCTCGAAAAGCTCACCACCTTCCAGGCCGACCTGGTCATCTCCGACTTCCGGATGAAGGGAATGAACGGCGCCGAGCTCCTGGAGCGCGTGCTGCGCGTCTGCCCCCAGGCGGTGCGCATCCTCCTGTCGGGCCACGCGGACCTGTGGAGCAGCACCCCCACCTCGGCCGCCCAGGCCGTCTCCCACTTCATCAGCAAACCGTGGGATGACGACCACCTGGTAGCCCGGGTCCGGACCCTTCTCGGGGGTCAGCAGTCACCTACCACGTCCAGCGCTTGA
- a CDS encoding NRDE family protein — MCTLVILHHVHPEWPLLLAANRDELYARPSAPAQFLAGPRLLVAGLDDVRGGTWMGVTEGGFFVGLTNQPAGPARLPAPASRGEVVAEALRRGSLEAVERYLEGLNPAHFGPFNLLYGDTQRLRVAYARPTAGRLTFGDVPPGIHVLPNDVLDAPHLPKVARARGLAEASARRAGPGLVDGLQHLLADHTLPSLEQMPEPPAVTGMSREQARPYQALCIHTPHYGTRSSAIVALAPGRPARFLSSDGPPCQHGFRELEIPPSRA; from the coding sequence ATGTGCACCCTCGTCATCCTCCACCACGTCCACCCCGAGTGGCCCCTGCTGCTGGCCGCCAACCGGGACGAGCTCTACGCGCGCCCCTCCGCTCCCGCCCAGTTCCTCGCCGGGCCGCGCCTGCTCGTGGCCGGGCTCGATGACGTCCGGGGGGGCACGTGGATGGGCGTCACCGAGGGCGGCTTCTTCGTGGGGCTCACCAACCAGCCCGCCGGGCCTGCCCGCCTCCCGGCGCCCGCCTCCCGGGGCGAGGTGGTGGCGGAGGCCCTGCGGCGGGGGAGCCTGGAGGCCGTCGAGCGGTACCTGGAGGGACTGAACCCCGCCCACTTCGGCCCCTTCAACCTCCTCTATGGAGACACCCAGCGGCTGCGGGTGGCCTACGCGCGCCCCACCGCCGGGCGGCTCACCTTCGGGGACGTACCCCCGGGCATCCACGTCCTGCCCAACGACGTGCTCGATGCGCCCCACCTGCCCAAGGTGGCCCGGGCCCGCGGGCTGGCGGAGGCCTCCGCGCGCCGCGCAGGGCCTGGCCTCGTGGACGGGCTCCAACACCTGCTGGCCGACCACACCCTGCCCTCTCTCGAACAGATGCCCGAGCCCCCGGCCGTGACGGGCATGAGCCGGGAGCAGGCCCGCCCCTACCAGGCGCTCTGCATCCACACACCGCACTACGGGACGCGCTCCTCGGCCATCGTCGCCCTGGCCCCGGGCCGCCCCGCGCGCTTCCTCTCCTCCGATGGCCCCCCTTGCCAGCATGGCTTTCGCGAGCTCGAAATCCCGCCTTCCAGGGCATGA
- the metG gene encoding methionine--tRNA ligase codes for MAEKILVTSALPYANGPIHIGHVVEYVQTDIYVRFLRSCGKNVVYFCADDTHGTPIELNAAKQGLKPEEFVARWAELHRKDFEDFDVSVDYFHSTHSPENKAYAELIYGRLKEKGDIERRDIEQTYCEHDKRFLPDRFIKGTCPNCKAKDQYGDSCEKCGKAYSPTDLVDPHCSLCGNPPVRKRSAHLFFKLSRHEAFLRELLRRPGFLHQGLATQLQGFFEKGLADWDISRDGPYFGFAIPGETDKYFYVWLDAPIGYIATTEKWAQETGKAQSALDYWGPESNTRIVHFIGKDIVYFHALFWPAVLKVAGLHGPDEVKVHGHLTVNGEKMSKTRGTLIPARDYLDKLDPSYLRFFYAASLGPGPEDFDLSLKDFRLRVNGELVNNVGNLANRALTMLAGPLEKRLAPGADGAGKALVEAALARVPEVRESFEKLEYRNAIRVIVEIAQNANAFLQTQAPWAKVKTDAEGARADLSDAADIVYLLGALLTPVIPRVTDRLFAQLGAPPLTFAGLESARYPLLDRSRPIGTPEPLLPRLEEERVNAIITAPAGAPIQAAATTEASKKGEKKADKAAKKPAEVPVTQASPGAGAAPAGSGEIEYADFAKVVLKVGRILACERVPDADRLLKLSVDVGEESPRTIVSGIAEAYTPEQVTGRRVVVVTNLKPRKLKGIESRGMLLTAGPGGKSLSLLDPGELPPGSEVK; via the coding sequence ATGGCGGAGAAGATCCTCGTCACCAGCGCGCTGCCCTACGCGAACGGCCCCATCCACATCGGGCACGTCGTTGAGTACGTCCAGACGGACATCTATGTGCGTTTCCTCCGCTCGTGCGGCAAGAACGTCGTCTACTTCTGCGCGGACGACACCCACGGCACCCCCATCGAGTTGAACGCGGCCAAGCAGGGCCTCAAGCCCGAGGAGTTCGTGGCCCGGTGGGCCGAGCTGCACCGCAAGGACTTCGAGGACTTCGACGTCAGCGTCGACTACTTCCACTCGACGCACTCGCCCGAGAACAAGGCCTACGCGGAGCTCATCTACGGGCGGCTCAAGGAGAAGGGGGACATCGAGCGGCGCGACATCGAGCAGACCTACTGCGAGCACGACAAGCGCTTCCTGCCGGACCGGTTCATCAAGGGCACCTGCCCCAACTGCAAGGCGAAGGACCAGTACGGCGACTCGTGCGAGAAGTGCGGCAAGGCCTACAGCCCCACGGACCTGGTGGATCCGCACTGCTCGCTGTGCGGCAACCCCCCGGTGCGCAAGCGCTCCGCGCACCTGTTCTTCAAGCTGTCGCGCCACGAGGCCTTCCTGCGCGAGCTGCTGCGCAGGCCGGGCTTCCTCCACCAGGGGTTGGCCACCCAGCTCCAGGGTTTCTTCGAGAAGGGCCTGGCCGACTGGGACATCAGCCGGGACGGGCCGTACTTCGGCTTCGCCATCCCAGGTGAGACGGACAAGTACTTCTACGTCTGGCTGGATGCGCCCATCGGGTACATCGCCACCACGGAGAAGTGGGCCCAGGAGACGGGCAAGGCCCAGAGCGCCCTGGACTACTGGGGGCCGGAGAGCAACACCCGCATCGTCCACTTCATCGGCAAGGACATCGTCTACTTCCACGCCCTGTTCTGGCCCGCGGTGCTGAAGGTCGCCGGGCTGCACGGGCCGGATGAGGTGAAGGTCCACGGCCACCTCACCGTGAACGGCGAGAAGATGTCCAAGACGCGCGGCACGCTGATTCCCGCGCGGGACTACCTCGACAAGCTGGACCCCAGCTACCTGCGCTTCTTCTACGCGGCGAGCCTGGGCCCGGGGCCGGAAGACTTCGACCTGTCGCTCAAGGACTTCCGCCTGCGCGTCAACGGCGAGCTGGTCAACAACGTGGGCAACCTCGCCAACCGCGCCCTGACGATGCTGGCGGGGCCGCTGGAGAAGCGGCTCGCGCCCGGCGCGGACGGCGCGGGCAAGGCGCTCGTGGAGGCCGCGCTCGCCCGGGTGCCCGAGGTGCGCGAGTCCTTCGAGAAGCTGGAGTACCGCAACGCCATCCGGGTCATCGTGGAGATCGCCCAGAACGCCAACGCCTTCCTCCAGACGCAGGCCCCCTGGGCCAAGGTGAAGACGGACGCGGAAGGGGCCCGCGCGGACCTCTCGGATGCCGCCGACATCGTCTACCTGCTGGGCGCGCTGCTCACGCCCGTCATCCCCCGTGTGACGGACCGGCTCTTCGCGCAGCTCGGGGCGCCGCCGCTCACCTTCGCCGGGCTGGAGTCGGCCCGCTACCCGCTGCTGGACCGGAGCCGGCCCATCGGCACCCCAGAGCCGCTCCTGCCCCGGCTGGAGGAGGAGCGCGTCAACGCCATCATCACCGCCCCGGCCGGAGCGCCCATCCAGGCGGCCGCCACCACCGAGGCGTCCAAGAAGGGCGAGAAGAAGGCGGACAAGGCCGCGAAGAAGCCGGCCGAGGTGCCCGTCACCCAGGCCTCGCCGGGGGCGGGCGCGGCGCCTGCGGGCTCCGGGGAGATCGAATACGCGGACTTCGCCAAGGTGGTCCTCAAGGTGGGCCGCATCCTGGCGTGTGAGCGCGTGCCGGACGCGGACCGGCTCCTGAAGCTGTCCGTGGACGTGGGGGAGGAGTCGCCGCGCACCATCGTGTCGGGCATCGCCGAGGCGTACACGCCGGAGCAGGTGACGGGCCGCCGGGTGGTGGTGGTGACCAACCTCAAGCCCCGGAAGCTCAAGGGCATCGAGTCGCGCGGGATGCTGCTGACCGCGGGGCCCGGGGGCAAGAGCCTGTCCCTGCTGGATCCGGGCGAGCTGCCGCCCGGCTCCGAGGTGAAGTGA